A portion of the Paenibacillus marchantiae genome contains these proteins:
- a CDS encoding GRAM domain-containing protein codes for MEELGPHEHVIFERIHANWLRGFEGVGGKLFLTNERLVFIPHGLNFQTEWVQIEIWAMTKIEKSATWGLIPNGITITLDSGHVFKFVVWNRSKIIKEIVQAKRMNNEIM; via the coding sequence ATGGAAGAATTGGGCCCCCATGAACACGTCATTTTTGAGAGGATTCATGCAAACTGGTTAAGAGGTTTTGAAGGAGTAGGAGGAAAGCTTTTTCTAACTAATGAACGATTAGTTTTTATTCCTCATGGTCTGAATTTTCAGACGGAATGGGTTCAAATCGAGATCTGGGCTATGACTAAGATTGAGAAAAGTGCGACATGGGGACTAATCCCTAACGGAATTACCATTACATTAGACAGTGGACATGTCTTCAAGTTTGTTGTCTGGAATCGTTCTAAGATCATCAAGGAGATTGTACAAGCCAAGAGAATGAATAACGAAATAATGTAA
- a CDS encoding ABC transporter permease, producing MYIVKRFFTMLLTLWIIVTLTFLIMHMIPGDPFSNDSKTIPEAVLQNMRARYHLDEPLAVQYALYLKNLLVLDLGPSIQSKTTDVNTLIARGFPPSALLGIQSIVIALIAGIALGTVAALFHKRPLDYISMFIAIIGISVPSFILAPLLIKYAAVQWRLFPVASWGTWQHTILPSLALSVTPLAVIARFMRTSMLDVLQQEYIRTAEAKGLSTWSVVIRHGMRNALIPVLSFIGPLFASVITGTFVIEKIFAIPGIGKYFVDSIFNRDYPVIMGTTIFYSVILVVTLFLIDLSYRIVDPRIKLSSKGD from the coding sequence ATGTATATTGTTAAACGCTTTTTCACCATGCTTTTGACGCTCTGGATCATTGTGACGCTGACCTTTCTAATCATGCACATGATCCCTGGAGACCCTTTTTCTAACGATTCCAAAACGATACCTGAAGCTGTCCTGCAAAATATGCGTGCAAGATACCATCTGGATGAACCGCTTGCTGTCCAGTATGCACTGTATTTGAAAAATTTGCTGGTGCTGGATCTGGGACCCTCCATCCAGTCCAAAACGACCGATGTCAACACATTGATCGCACGAGGGTTTCCGCCCTCCGCCCTTCTTGGCATCCAGTCCATTGTCATTGCACTGATTGCAGGCATTGCACTGGGCACGGTTGCCGCCCTGTTCCACAAAAGGCCGCTGGACTACATATCCATGTTCATTGCCATCATCGGGATATCCGTCCCGAGCTTCATTCTTGCACCGCTGCTCATTAAATATGCGGCTGTCCAATGGAGGCTCTTCCCCGTTGCATCCTGGGGAACCTGGCAGCATACGATACTGCCCTCGCTGGCTTTGTCGGTAACACCACTGGCTGTCATCGCTCGCTTCATGCGGACCAGCATGCTGGATGTGCTGCAGCAGGAATACATAAGAACAGCAGAAGCCAAAGGATTATCTACCTGGTCAGTCGTCATCCGGCACGGAATGCGAAACGCGCTCATTCCGGTATTATCTTTTATCGGGCCGCTCTTCGCCTCCGTAATCACCGGCACCTTCGTAATTGAGAAGATATTTGCCATTCCGGGAATCGGCAAATATTTTGTGGACAGCATCTTCAACCGTGATTACCCGGTCATCATGGGAACGACGATCTTTTACAGTGTCATTCTGGTCGTAACCCTCTTCCTGATCGACCTTTCGTACCGGATCGTCGATCCGAGAATCAAGCTTTCCAGCAAAGGAGATTAG
- a CDS encoding GNAT family N-acetyltransferase yields the protein MIQITMRQSKQADQEHLAELRALVLYDDLNRLGRYDDVKVRERFRSTFDPVHSWIIEVEGALVGCVAMKPKSEEMLLEHFYIHPDYQGQQIGTQVLNMLLKRDEVRGKRVTLNVLQGSPARRLYERFGFVLDSEDEVDVFMSVQVH from the coding sequence ATGATCCAAATCACCATGCGTCAATCCAAGCAGGCAGATCAGGAGCACCTTGCTGAGTTGCGAGCTTTGGTTCTATATGATGATCTAAACAGGCTGGGAAGGTATGACGATGTGAAGGTTCGTGAACGTTTCCGTAGTACATTTGACCCTGTCCACTCGTGGATTATTGAGGTCGAGGGTGCACTGGTGGGGTGTGTAGCGATGAAGCCCAAGTCAGAGGAGATGCTACTTGAGCATTTCTATATTCATCCCGATTATCAGGGTCAACAAATAGGAACTCAAGTGCTGAATATGCTGCTGAAACGGGATGAGGTCCGGGGCAAACGTGTTACTTTAAATGTATTGCAGGGCAGTCCGGCTCGGCGTTTGTATGAGCGCTTTGGGTTTGTTTTGGACAGTGAAGATGAGGTGGATGTGTTCATGTCCGTTCAAGTGCACTAA
- a CDS encoding DUF3899 domain-containing protein yields MFIRYALAGLITALAAYLLDFCGILGGSGGLHEGSDQLFVAGLICLLAGTAIHVLQTGFMNPFLQGFGDLKRMFVRESNALQRENERIRTQTALPFWKKSLLRQLTVYTLGGGSGLILCSLLLLWPVSY; encoded by the coding sequence ATGTTTATCCGTTACGCTCTGGCCGGTCTGATAACGGCTCTGGCCGCCTATCTGCTGGACTTCTGCGGAATACTAGGCGGCTCCGGTGGCCTACATGAAGGTTCAGACCAGCTGTTTGTCGCCGGTCTGATATGTCTCTTGGCCGGAACAGCAATCCATGTGCTGCAGACTGGGTTCATGAACCCCTTTCTGCAAGGATTCGGTGATCTCAAGCGCATGTTTGTCAGAGAATCGAACGCCCTGCAACGGGAAAATGAACGGATTCGCACCCAGACAGCTCTGCCGTTCTGGAAAAAGTCCTTACTCCGCCAGCTCACGGTCTATACCTTGGGCGGCGGTTCAGGTCTGATTCTATGTTCACTGCTGTTGCTCTGGCCCGTATCCTACTAA
- a CDS encoding ABC transporter ATP-binding protein, translated as MTESIIEIRNVKKHFHGPSNLTVKSVDGISLNIRRGETLGLVGESGSGKSTLGRTIVGLLKATEGQILFNGQDTGQAKPREKRELNRHLQMIFQDPHASLNPRLRIGDIIAEGLDAYKLARGKARKDIIADLLLRVGLHPDHAHRFPHEFSGGQRQRIGIARALAVKPRFIVADEPISALDVSIQAQIVNLLKDLQREEELTYLFIAHDLAMVKHISDRIGVMYLGKMMELSGRDDLFANPLHPYTQALLSAIPAAHPRLKGQRERIRLQGNPPSPIHPPAGCPFHQRCFAAMDVCANRMPAGREVEKGHWVACHLYE; from the coding sequence ATGACCGAATCTATAATTGAAATTCGCAATGTGAAGAAGCATTTTCACGGCCCGTCCAATCTGACCGTCAAATCGGTTGACGGCATCAGCCTGAACATCCGTCGGGGAGAGACACTCGGGCTTGTCGGCGAGAGCGGCAGCGGCAAATCTACACTAGGTCGAACCATCGTGGGGCTGCTGAAAGCTACGGAAGGACAGATTTTGTTTAACGGACAAGATACCGGACAGGCCAAACCGCGTGAGAAGCGGGAGTTGAACCGCCATCTGCAGATGATCTTTCAGGACCCGCACGCTTCGCTTAACCCGCGGCTTCGCATCGGAGATATTATCGCTGAGGGGCTGGATGCTTACAAGCTGGCTCGAGGAAAAGCGCGAAAAGACATCATCGCAGACTTGTTGCTGCGCGTCGGGCTTCACCCGGATCATGCCCACCGCTTCCCCCATGAATTCAGTGGAGGACAGCGCCAGCGCATCGGGATTGCCCGGGCACTTGCCGTCAAGCCACGTTTCATCGTAGCCGATGAACCCATTTCCGCGCTGGATGTGTCCATTCAGGCACAGATCGTCAATTTGCTGAAGGACCTGCAGCGCGAAGAGGAACTGACGTATCTATTTATCGCGCATGATCTGGCTATGGTGAAGCATATCAGCGACCGGATCGGAGTCATGTACCTGGGTAAAATGATGGAACTGTCCGGACGGGACGATCTGTTTGCTAATCCGCTCCACCCCTACACTCAGGCGCTGCTGTCGGCCATTCCCGCCGCACATCCCCGTTTAAAAGGGCAAAGGGAGCGTATTCGGCTTCAAGGGAATCCGCCCAGTCCCATTCATCCCCCGGCGGGCTGTCCGTTTCATCAACGATGTTTTGCCGCGATGGATGTTTGCGCAAACCGCATGCCTGCCGGAAGGGAGGTCGAAAAAGGACACTGGGTAGCATGTCATCTTTACGAATAA
- a CDS encoding ABC transporter permease, protein MKATTTDPITSDPRFTPADRSRLSANRISSPGLPLWKQRTYSIFRHRLSLLGLLLLVVIIALALVGPLLVPYSPSSQSLLKTNLPPSADHWFGTDDLGRDMWARTWSGARISLLIGFTAAAIDLVLGVLIGGIAGYCAGQGRTGDRIDSLLMRIIEILYSIPYLLVIILLLVVMKPGLLTMIIALSITGWVGMARVVRGQILQLKQQEYVLAAQKLGTSHAKIIFRHLLPNAAGIIIVNLTFTIPSAIFSESFLSFLGLGIQSPIASLGTMANDSLGVILSGQWWRLLFPGLMISLTMFAFNAFGDGLQDAFDPRSNR, encoded by the coding sequence ATGAAAGCTACAACTACAGACCCCATTACATCGGACCCTCGCTTCACACCGGCAGATCGAAGCCGATTGAGTGCGAACCGCATATCCAGCCCGGGTCTTCCCTTATGGAAGCAACGTACATACAGTATTTTTCGTCATCGATTATCCTTGCTTGGTTTGTTGTTGCTCGTTGTCATTATTGCGCTGGCTCTGGTAGGTCCGTTACTGGTTCCCTACTCGCCAAGCTCACAGTCCCTGCTCAAGACCAATTTGCCACCCTCCGCTGATCACTGGTTTGGCACGGATGATCTCGGACGGGATATGTGGGCCCGTACCTGGTCAGGAGCTCGTATATCCCTGCTGATTGGCTTTACTGCCGCAGCCATAGACCTCGTGCTTGGCGTCCTAATTGGCGGAATCGCCGGTTACTGCGCCGGACAGGGACGGACAGGAGATCGAATCGACAGCCTTTTGATGCGAATCATTGAAATTTTGTACAGTATCCCGTATTTGCTGGTTATCATTCTACTTCTTGTCGTTATGAAACCGGGATTATTAACGATGATTATTGCCCTGTCCATTACTGGTTGGGTTGGGATGGCCCGCGTCGTCCGAGGTCAGATCCTGCAATTGAAACAACAGGAATACGTGCTTGCAGCGCAGAAGCTCGGCACATCCCATGCCAAGATCATTTTCAGGCACCTGCTGCCCAACGCGGCTGGAATCATTATCGTCAACCTGACCTTCACGATTCCATCGGCTATTTTCTCCGAATCCTTTCTGAGCTTTTTAGGACTCGGTATCCAGTCACCCATCGCTAGCTTGGGGACGATGGCCAACGATTCGCTTGGGGTCATTCTGAGTGGACAATGGTGGAGACTGTTATTTCCCGGTCTAATGATCTCGCTCACCATGTTTGCATTTAACGCTTTCGGTGATGGGCTGCAGGATGCTTTTGATCCGCGCTCCAACCGTTAA
- a CDS encoding MFS transporter translates to MENTKMPHWKRNLYILWFGLFFNHMAYTLSVPFFPLFLQNDLGIQSGLEVWSGISISISFLISGLCAPFWGSLADRYGSKLMLIRSGVGLAIAHLANYFVYDPYTFIAVRIFQGLMAGFNPASITLVGTNTPEKHVGYALGVISTSTAAGGILGPLVGGVLSHWIGLRGCFIASGIITLLSAVMVIWVKEARGPRTVVRTSILGDLKKAASTPGLMRIYGLILLVSTSVLIIEPVLTLYVVQIGGDVSSATLSAGIVFSAIGVATVIMGPRWGRIGGKIGYEKTLFIGLLGGGIGSLLQLTAYNLIYFGSLRFVYGLFFAAVYPALNALIIKYADRDFRGRAVSLSQTANQFGIVLGPLLGGFLGGWTGIPFIFLLTGIVLLGAAWTVQVSERNEANKPGLGMAAAEAGGNSIKK, encoded by the coding sequence ATGGAGAATACCAAGATGCCGCATTGGAAGCGAAATCTGTATATTCTGTGGTTTGGCCTATTTTTTAATCATATGGCTTACACCTTGTCTGTGCCGTTCTTTCCGCTGTTTCTGCAAAATGATCTCGGTATTCAGAGCGGATTGGAAGTCTGGTCCGGCATTTCGATCTCGATCAGCTTTCTGATCAGCGGACTATGTGCTCCTTTCTGGGGCTCGCTGGCTGACAGATATGGAAGCAAACTGATGCTGATTCGTTCGGGCGTTGGCCTCGCCATTGCTCATCTGGCTAACTATTTCGTTTATGATCCTTACACGTTTATCGCTGTGCGGATATTTCAAGGACTCATGGCCGGCTTCAATCCTGCATCTATTACGTTGGTCGGCACCAATACACCAGAGAAGCATGTAGGTTATGCGCTTGGTGTCATCTCTACATCCACGGCTGCCGGAGGAATTCTGGGACCGCTTGTGGGTGGAGTACTAAGCCATTGGATCGGGCTGCGAGGATGCTTTATCGCCTCGGGAATCATTACGCTGCTCTCGGCTGTGATGGTGATATGGGTAAAAGAAGCCCGCGGCCCCCGCACTGTGGTTCGCACAAGTATTCTGGGTGATCTGAAAAAAGCTGCCTCCACTCCGGGATTAATGCGGATCTATGGTTTGATTTTACTCGTTTCAACTTCCGTGCTCATTATTGAACCTGTATTGACGCTTTATGTGGTCCAGATTGGTGGAGACGTTAGTAGTGCAACACTTAGTGCAGGAATCGTCTTCTCAGCCATCGGCGTGGCAACGGTAATAATGGGGCCGCGCTGGGGACGGATTGGTGGGAAAATCGGATACGAGAAAACGCTGTTTATCGGCCTGCTGGGCGGCGGCATTGGTAGTTTACTGCAACTGACGGCGTATAACCTCATTTATTTTGGAAGTTTGCGATTTGTCTACGGTCTGTTCTTTGCTGCCGTGTATCCGGCCTTGAATGCGTTAATCATCAAATATGCTGACCGTGATTTCCGGGGAAGGGCTGTCAGTCTGAGTCAGACTGCAAATCAATTCGGTATTGTACTCGGCCCGTTACTCGGCGGTTTTCTGGGCGGATGGACGGGGATTCCTTTTATTTTTCTCCTAACGGGCATTGTCCTTCTGGGAGCAGCCTGGACAGTCCAGGTAAGCGAAAGGAACGAGGCGAATAAACCGGGATTGGGCATGGCAGCAGCAGAAGCAGGCGGAAACAGCATAAAGAAATGA
- a CDS encoding SMI1/KNR4 family protein, translating to MIKQAELLWQRIIAKGTVANADFEVALNLQPGASDEDFRSVENELGVTLPEEMKALYRVHNGQAWNVGVDSFVRTLTLSPLDQVKENWAFLQEEFDSDEMEPEIEDDAIKPVLWNCKWIPIAENGGGDYLCLDTDPSSSGTVGQVLYFWHDWGHRSVEAKGLFDFIRKCIAEDESNDSA from the coding sequence ATGATCAAGCAAGCAGAACTGCTGTGGCAACGTATTATTGCAAAAGGGACGGTAGCAAATGCAGATTTTGAGGTAGCACTGAATCTTCAACCTGGTGCGAGCGATGAAGATTTTCGATCCGTAGAAAACGAACTTGGCGTGACCTTGCCTGAAGAGATGAAGGCTCTGTATCGTGTGCATAACGGACAAGCCTGGAATGTTGGCGTAGATTCCTTTGTTCGTACCCTGACATTGTCACCTCTGGATCAGGTGAAGGAGAACTGGGCCTTTTTGCAGGAAGAATTCGATTCGGACGAGATGGAGCCCGAGATTGAGGATGATGCCATTAAGCCAGTACTGTGGAACTGCAAATGGATTCCGATTGCAGAAAATGGCGGTGGGGATTATCTATGTCTGGACACAGACCCATCAAGTTCTGGAACCGTGGGACAGGTATTGTACTTTTGGCATGATTGGGGACATCGGTCGGTTGAGGCTAAGGGATTATTTGATTTTATTCGGAAATGTATAGCAGAGGACGAATCGAACGATTCCGCTTAA
- a CDS encoding ABC transporter ATP-binding protein encodes MSHLLEVNHLKVSFATRDKELEAVRDVSFHVDEGETLAIVGESGSGKSVTARSLMGMFSSPNGRIRSGVIRFEGRVISGLSAKAMRRIRGSEISMVFQDPMSSLNPTMKVGIQIGEGLRKHRKLSPKDARARSVELLNLVGIPDAPSRYHQYPHEFSGGMRQRVAIAMALACDPKLLIADEPTTALDVTIQAQILDILSSLQQQTGSSILLITHDLGVVAEVAHRVAVMYAGTIVETGTVEDIFDRPRHPYTWGLLQSTPRLDDTEHDRLIPIEGSPPDIAALPPGCPFADRCPHTMDICLTEMPDATIFSSKHSARCWLNDPRAPRADDRIPAERNEHDRIYN; translated from the coding sequence ATGAGTCATTTACTGGAGGTCAATCATTTGAAGGTCTCCTTTGCCACACGTGATAAAGAACTTGAAGCTGTAAGAGATGTTTCTTTTCACGTCGATGAAGGAGAGACACTTGCCATCGTCGGTGAAAGTGGGAGTGGAAAAAGCGTAACCGCCCGTTCCCTGATGGGGATGTTCTCGTCACCAAACGGCCGTATTCGCAGCGGCGTAATCCGCTTTGAGGGGCGGGTTATCAGCGGATTATCCGCTAAAGCCATGCGCCGAATCCGAGGCTCCGAGATCAGCATGGTGTTCCAGGACCCCATGTCTTCTCTGAATCCAACGATGAAGGTCGGTATTCAGATCGGCGAGGGACTTCGCAAGCACCGCAAACTATCGCCAAAAGATGCCCGGGCCAGATCTGTAGAACTGCTAAACCTCGTGGGTATTCCTGATGCACCAAGCCGCTATCATCAATATCCTCATGAATTTAGCGGCGGAATGCGTCAGCGGGTTGCCATTGCGATGGCACTTGCCTGTGATCCCAAGCTTCTGATCGCCGATGAGCCAACGACCGCTCTCGACGTTACCATTCAGGCGCAGATTCTGGATATTCTAAGCAGCCTACAGCAGCAAACGGGCAGTTCAATTTTGCTGATTACCCATGACCTGGGCGTTGTCGCCGAAGTGGCTCACCGCGTTGCTGTCATGTATGCAGGCACCATTGTGGAGACCGGCACGGTGGAGGATATCTTTGATCGGCCACGCCATCCATATACGTGGGGACTGCTCCAGTCCACCCCGCGACTGGATGATACAGAACATGACAGGCTAATTCCTATTGAGGGCTCGCCCCCGGATATTGCTGCGCTCCCGCCTGGCTGTCCGTTCGCAGACCGATGTCCGCACACGATGGATATCTGTTTGACGGAAATGCCTGATGCAACCATATTTTCATCAAAACACAGTGCCAGATGCTGGCTAAACGATCCTCGAGCTCCTCGAGCGGATGACCGTATCCCGGCAGAAAGGAATGAGCATGACCGAATCTATAATTGA
- a CDS encoding peptide ABC transporter substrate-binding protein, whose protein sequence is MNKTKTNWTVSLLLAASVALSACSSSTTDNGATASKPDNQAAAANVEQVLNTNLAGGEPYTLDPALASDTTSYWVIDNLYEGLYTYDKSGKIVEGAASKVDVSPDGKTYTFTIRDDAKWSNNEPVTAKDFEYSWKRVLNPATAAYDPSSLYYIKGAEAYNTGKGKAEDVGVTAKDDHTLVVELKSPLAFFPTIVVGHAYLPVQASVVDNNEKWAAEADTIVGNGPYIAKEWKHNEQITLAKNDQYWDKSNITMDTIHFKMVQDSNTYYQLFKTGELDLILSLPVDTLDQERNNAEFLSHPSFSVYTYSFNVEEKPFTNKKIRQALAYALDREALTTSVTKGGETPAFGYVPYGVTAPSGKDFREEAPTQYYAYDPAKAKELLAEGLKEEGLSALPTVIFKYNTSDKHKKVAEAIQEMLKTNLGIEVNLENQEWKTYIDTFKQKNFQVARMGWEGNFLDPLGVLEHYTSKNSNNFTNWSNPEYDKLISESTFELDPVKRFEELHQAEAILMDELPIIPILFSADTALISPSIEGVIFDTRSNPDLRFTKRVAE, encoded by the coding sequence ATGAACAAAACAAAAACGAACTGGACCGTCTCTCTCTTGCTCGCAGCATCCGTTGCCTTGAGCGCATGCTCCAGTTCGACAACTGACAATGGTGCCACTGCTTCAAAACCGGACAATCAGGCAGCAGCGGCAAACGTTGAGCAAGTACTGAACACAAATCTGGCCGGTGGAGAACCATACACACTGGACCCTGCACTGGCATCTGACACAACATCCTACTGGGTGATTGATAATCTGTATGAGGGACTGTATACATACGACAAATCAGGCAAAATCGTTGAAGGGGCAGCAAGCAAAGTCGATGTATCACCGGACGGTAAAACTTACACGTTCACTATCCGCGACGATGCAAAATGGTCGAATAACGAACCTGTAACTGCCAAGGATTTTGAATACTCTTGGAAACGTGTATTGAACCCTGCCACTGCCGCTTACGACCCCTCTTCTCTGTATTACATTAAGGGTGCAGAAGCTTATAACACGGGAAAAGGAAAAGCTGAGGATGTCGGTGTGACAGCCAAAGATGACCATACACTGGTGGTTGAGCTGAAATCTCCGCTGGCCTTCTTCCCAACCATTGTCGTTGGCCATGCTTATCTGCCGGTTCAAGCTTCCGTTGTGGACAACAATGAGAAGTGGGCAGCAGAAGCCGATACGATTGTAGGTAACGGTCCTTACATTGCTAAGGAATGGAAACACAATGAACAAATTACACTGGCCAAAAATGATCAATACTGGGATAAATCCAACATCACAATGGATACCATCCATTTCAAAATGGTTCAGGACTCCAACACGTACTATCAACTGTTCAAAACGGGTGAGCTTGACCTGATCCTCTCCCTACCAGTGGATACGCTTGATCAGGAGCGGAACAATGCCGAGTTCCTGTCCCATCCTTCGTTCAGCGTATATACCTACTCCTTCAATGTGGAGGAAAAACCTTTCACGAACAAAAAGATCAGACAGGCCCTAGCTTATGCACTTGATCGTGAAGCGTTGACGACAAGTGTAACCAAGGGCGGTGAAACACCAGCTTTCGGATATGTCCCTTACGGCGTAACAGCACCATCCGGCAAAGATTTCCGGGAAGAGGCGCCAACCCAATATTATGCGTACGATCCGGCAAAAGCCAAAGAATTGCTGGCGGAAGGATTGAAGGAAGAAGGCTTGTCTGCACTCCCGACAGTTATCTTCAAATACAATACGTCCGACAAACATAAAAAAGTAGCCGAAGCCATTCAGGAAATGCTCAAAACTAATCTGGGTATTGAAGTCAACTTGGAGAATCAAGAATGGAAAACTTACATCGATACCTTCAAGCAAAAGAATTTCCAAGTCGCACGTATGGGCTGGGAAGGAAACTTCCTCGATCCGCTGGGTGTGCTGGAACACTACACATCGAAGAACTCCAACAACTTCACCAACTGGAGCAATCCTGAATACGACAAGCTGATCAGTGAATCCACGTTTGAGCTTGATCCAGTTAAACGGTTTGAAGAGCTGCATCAAGCCGAGGCCATTCTAATGGACGAACTGCCAATTATACCGATCCTCTTCTCTGCCGACACTGCATTGATTAGTCCTAGTATTGAGGGCGTTATCTTTGACACTCGTTCCAACCCGGATCTCCGCTTCACCAAGCGGGTAGCCGAGTAA